In Coraliomargarita sinensis, the genomic stretch GAGTGAAGACCAGGGCTTGGATCAAGCCGACCAAAGTCTCCAACAGATAAAAAGGAAGCGCTCCCGGAACATACCAGGGAAGCATATCGATGATTTTAGCCAGTAGGGTTTCGCCACCGAGAATGTTACCGAACAGTCGCATCGACAGCGTCAGCGGCCGAATGCCGATTGAAACCACCTCAATCAAACCGACCAGGAGGAACACAAGGCTAAGGAAAAAATACAGTGGCAGTGGCGTAGAATCCTTCTCCGCCTTATTCCCGAAGAGATCGTGCGCGAGAAGCTTGATGCCGGCATACCGCAGCACGAAATAAAGCCAGCCGAGCATCGCTATCGCCGCCAATGCAATTGTCGTATTCAGGTCGGAATTGGCCGGGCGGAAAAAGTAATTCAGATTACCTTCAGCATCTTTGAAGCCGAAAGCTCCAACGCCCGGAAGCAAGCCAGACCAGTTGTTGATCAGGATGAAGAGAAACAGACAAATTAACAACGGCAGCACTTTGTTGATCAGCTTACTGCCCACAATCGGCTCCATGACCGACTCCAGACCCGAATAGACGCTCTCAAATACTGCTTGTCCCTTCGTTGGGATCAACTGCGGCGTACCCACAGCCAGACGGACTGCTAAAATAAGTGCGAGCGCGATCACCCAAGTCGTCAGCATGGAGTTCGTGATCGGCATACCCATGATCTCATGCAACTGGTACGCATGCGAACTGACCTCGCCCCCTGCGGCATTGAGTGCCGTGGCGCTTGCGAGAAGGACAAAAACTGTTGGTAGAAGCTTGTTCACGAGGAACTTGAGGGTGATTCAGGCGCAGAAATTTAGCGAAAAGCCGAAGGTGATGACGTCGGGTCTCAATCTCGTCAACACCTGATTTGCAGGCCATCGCGCAGGATTAGTTCTACTAATGTGGCTTATCATCAAATCAAGCAGTTCTGAACTTGCCAGCGGGATAGGAGGCTCAAATCTTATTACCCCATGCCTGAGCTGACCAACTTAACCGACCGGATCTCCCATTTGCGTGACCGCAAGGGCAGTTCCCCCGTTGTGCAGGGGGGTGGCGTTCCGGAAGAACCGAAGCCGTCGGCTCCGAAGAAGAGACGCCCCGAACGCAAATTCGCCACCGACTACTTCATGCTCTTTGTCTATGCCCTCCTCGCCTTCGCATTGGTGGCACAGCTGGCTTTAATCGTCTGGCTGGACGTGATTTAGAAGGCCCGGTTTCCACGCAGGCGATGGGCTTCCGCACGATCCGCCCCCTTCCGGTTCAGACCCGACGCGCGATCACGGAGTGGTATTCGTCCATCATGTCCTGAAAATAAGTATCATTTTCGTGGGGCCATTGGGCCTCAGCATCGATCTGCCAGTCCGGATGTGCTTCCAGATGTTCGATGGTCCAGTCGTAGTAGGGCCGGTCGTCAGAGCGGAAACAGAACTGCCCTCCCCTGTCCGTCCGCTTGGCCACTTCATCGAGAAATGCAGGCTGCACCATGCGGCGGCGGTGATGCCGGGCCTTGGGCCAGGGATCCGGAAAGAGCAGGACGGTACACTGGAAACGAATGGCATCCGGCAAGACTTCCAGAAACTCGTTCAGCTCGGCTTTGTAAAAGTGCAGGTTCTGCAGCTCGCGCTTGTCGCGCTTGTTTAAACATTTGCGGATGCGCCAGGAGATCAGGTCAATTCCGACGCACTGTAAGTGCGGATGCTCCTCTGCATAACTGGTCAGCCAATGGCCATGCCCGCAACCTGCCTCAAAGAGGATCTCCTCCACCCCGGCGAGCTCTCGCTCCAAAGCTTCACGCAGCTCGGCCTTACGCTCGGCTTGTCTGGCAAGCTCACGGGCATGACTTTCAGAAATTTCCATCCTGCGGTTTATGATCCATGAGGTAATTTGGCGTCAAGTCCCATGGAGCTGAAGCATCTGTATTTAAATGATCCGGAATCGCCCACTTCATCCAACCAAAGAATCAGCGCTGTGGTTTACCAATTTTGTCTAAAATGGAATCCACCTCGGTTGATTCCGGATCAGGGAATGCAGTGTTGCCGAACCCCTCCGAACCAAAACCACCTTCGCCAAGAGGAATGGTGCCTTCCGGTTCATCAATTAGGGCAACATCATCGGGGTTCGATTCCTCGACCGGGCTATAGCCTTCTGCCGGACGTTGAAACATCCATGGCGTCATCCCGATATTTAGCTGGATCTTCTGCATTTCGACTCGATGTACCTCTTTGCCACCCGACTCCATTCTGGCTGCAAATGGAAAACGCACACCGCCGACTCGGCGAAAGTCACTGTATGTCGTTTGTTCCTGGAGCCCGGTGAGCGCATTTGTCGTCATTTGCCGCCGTTCCGCATAATTTGAAGTATCCAGGTAAGAAATAATGCGCTCTCCATCCGGCAGAGTGGTTACCAGTTTGTAGCAGGAATAATCAGCGACCTTTTCAACCCCCGACAACTCGATGGTTTTGCCCTTAATCAGGGGGTACAAGAGGGGACCGCCAATACTGGCATCACGGATAAAATTGCGCGCTTCCTTCTCAGACATTCCCCTCGGCTTTGCGCCCGAACTTGATGTATTTATTTTCCAGGCATCCTCTCCATCGTACCCCATGACGAGTTGTGCGCTACCACCCGCAAAAACATCCATTTTACAGTAATCCGGCTTTTTCTTAAATGCGACGAACCGAGCGACTCCATTCTCCAGGTGCAGTCGTCCGTCAAACCGGACGCTTTCAAGTGTCTGCCAGTTATCGATCCCGCCAAAGGTCGCCTTGTAGTATCGATTTAGAATGTGCACCAGATTGGAATCGAGCCCCTCGGTATTCATCGGAGCCAACTTTTGAATCGACTCCCGGTAAGACTGTTTCTCCGCAAGCTGTTGTGCGTGAACACCTGCGGACAGTGCCGCGGCGAGCAACACCCCCCGGCACCAGGTCCCGATGAAAGCACACCAGCGATTCAGCACATCAGAACTCAGTATCATAATAAAATAAAAGTGGGTTCCCAGCCTTGAAGGCCTAGTCCGGCTTATGGAACATCCATGGCATGACTCCGGAGTTCACTTTGACATCGTTCAAGGTAAGCGAACTGACCCACTTCCCCTCTTCAAGGCTCTCCACACGCTTCGCGATCGGCATGCCAAACTCGCGAATGTAGTCTTTGTAGATGACACTATTCTGAGCATCAGTGAGAAGGTCTTTATTGACCACCTTAACTTCGAGATAGCTACGGATATCGATAAAGTAGTCGACCTGGTATCCGGTATCGAGTTCGACCCGGATTTGGTGGCAGATGGCCCCCTCAACCGGCACGGTGTCGACAAAACGTATGCGCTTGCCCTCAGCAAAAGGGTAGAGCAGGTAGTTGCCAAAACGCGCGCTGTGGATAAAACGCCTCGCCTCCACATCGGTCATGGACTCGGGCTTGGATCGCTTGCCTTTTTGCTTCCATGCAACTTCCCCGTCATAGGCGAGCGTCAGGCCCGTTTGGACCGTCTCTTTGTAGAGGTTCATCTTAATCAGGTCCGGCTTCTTTTGGTAAGCATTAAGCTGTAACTCCCCGTCTTTGGTTTTAAGCTCTCCACTGACCTTTAGGCTGACTATTTTCTCCCAGACTTCCGGGCCGCCCAGCCCATCACGGTAATAGCGTCCTAAAATTTTTCCGATCCGGCTATCTCCCATCTCCGGCATGGCCGTATTCCGCACGACGACATTCATCTCCTCCGGCGGCAAGGAGAGTGTATTGTCGTCAGCCGCAGCAAGCAGCAGCGGAGCAACCGAAAATACCAGTAGATGGTGAATGCGAAACATTATCAGCGTTAAACTGCTTAAGTCGTACGTAGGCAAGATTTGTTCCTTAGGGCGGAATTAGAAGATTGATTCATTGGCCGCTTGCGAAAAATATCGACTTGGTACGGGCGCGAAGCCTGTGGATTTAAAACAATGGCATTATTTGACTACAAAGCGCGGAACCGGGACGGCGTCGTTGTCAGTGGTCAAATTGAAGGCCCCGAGCGCAGGACGGCGATGCGTCGGCTACAGGCGGATGGACTCAGCCCGGTGACCTTGAAGGAAGTCAGCGGCAAATCCCCCTCTCCCCTCTCCAAATTGAGTGAGAAGTTAAAAACCCTGAACGGGAATCCGAAAAAGGAAACTGCCGACCCCTCCAGATCCGGAGGTGCTAAACGCGAACATATTGGGCTGGCAGTCATGAAGCGGCTCCTTGAGCTGCATGGCTCCGGACTGCCGGCTGGTGATTCCATTCGTATTCTCAGCCAGCGCCTGAGTGAAAAGGAGCAGAAAGCGCTGGCCACCTCACTCTGGCGGGATTTGAGCGAAGGTGCCACCCTCGCCGGAGCCATGGCCCGCCAACCGAAATATTTTTCCGGCTCGGTGAGTTATGTGGTCGAAGCAGGCGAAGCGACGGGGAACCTTGCCCCGATTCTCCGAAAAATCGTCGAGCACCTGGAAGAGAAACAAGCCATCCGTAAGAGGATGCTGGCCAGTATGGCCTACCCCGCCTTTATCTGCACGGTCGCGATTGCGGTGGTGATCCTTTTTATCACTGTTCTGCTACCGCAAATTCAAGGGATGCTCGACCGCCTGGGCGGAGAAATGACCTGGAGCGCACGTCTGCTCATCGACGGCTCCGCCTTACTGACAAAGGGCGGCCCGGTGATCGTCATCGCACTTGTGCTCGCCGGGGTTGCTTTGCAGCAGTGGCGGCGGAGCGATGCCGGCCGCAAGCAAACCGACAGGTGGCTCCTGCGTACGCCTCTGTTGGGAAAGATCTTTTATTATTCCGACCTTTTCCAATCGGGCAGTTTGGTCAGCACGCTTTTGGAAAGCGGGATCAATACGACCGAAACTCTCCAACTGACGGAGCGAACGATCGCCAACCTTGAGTTGCGTGAGCGCTTCCGGACCGCACGCGGGGAAGTCAACGAGGGGCTTTCCATTGCACAGGCCTTCCGCCGAAACCATTTCATGCCCGATATCGCGGTGGATATCCTGACCGTCGGTGAAGACACGGGGAATCTCGGCCAAAGCATGAACGAAGTCACCCGTGGATTCCGGGACGAACTGACCAAGCGCCTCGGGGCACTGACCAATATTGTTTCCACCGGGGCACTCGCTTTCGCCTTTATCCTGGTTGCCCTGATCGCGCTGGGAATCGTCACCAGCGTGTTTCAGGTCAGCCAGACTTTGTAGGTGCCCCCTCAGGGAAATCAAACGGGAGGGTCCAGCTCAGGCCTACGCAAAGCTACGGCGGCGCAAGCCGTCTGGACCGCGCAGGCCGAATGCGGAACCGATTGCACTGTCGCGGCCCGGACAGAGCCGGGCCCTCCCATCCCGAAAGTCAGCTTTTCTTAAGCTGACTTTCGGAGGCGATCTCCGGGCCGCCCTGTGCCAGGGCGCGGCGGCGGAGACGAAGGGCGTTCAGGCGAATGAAGCCGCTGGCATCATCGGGGTTGTAGTCGCTGGCAACCCCTTCCATGGAAGCGATATTTTCATCGTAAAGGGAGAGCGGCGACTTGCGCCCGACTGTGGTGATATTGCCCTTGTATAGTTTCAGGCGAACTGTGCCGGTCACCGTCTTTTGTGAATCGTCGATCAGGGCCTGCAGAGCTTCCCGCTCCGGTGCGTACCAGAAGCCGTTATAGACCAACTGGGCATAGCGCGGGATGAGCCCGTCACGCAAATGCATGAGCTCCCGGTCCATGGTAAGTGTTTCCATATTGCGATGCGCATGCATGAGAATGGTCCCGCCCGGGGTCTCGTAGACACCGCGGCTTTTCATACCAACAAAACGGTTTTCGATGATATCGACACGGCCCACGCCATGCTTTCCGGCCAGTTTGTTGAGGTGCTTCATCACCTGGGCCGGATTCATCGCCGTGCCGTTGACGGCGACACAATCGCCCTGCTCGAAATCGAGCTCCACATATTCCGCCTCGTCGGGCGCATCTTCCGGCGCCGCGGTCAGCTTGTACATCGCCTTGTTGTCATCCGTGGTCGGATCGAACCAGGGGTCTTCCAGGATTCCGGCCTCATAGGAAATATGCAGAAGATTGCGGTCCATCGAGTAGGGCTTGGAAGCGCTGGCCTCCACATCGATACCGTGCTCGCGACAATAGTTGATCATTTCCGTACGCCCCGGAAAGGCGTCCCGGAACACCTGCATACGCCAGGGGGAAATGATCTCTAATTTCGGAGCCAGCGCAGCATAGGCCAGCTCGAAGCGGACCTGGTCGTTGCCTTTGCCCGTAGCGCCATGAGCGACGGCATCGGCACCCTCTTTCTCCGCAATCTCGACATGCGCTTTACCAATCAAAGGGCGGGCAATCGATGTGCCGAGGAAATATTGCCCCTCATAAATCGCGTTGGCACGCATCATGGGGTAAATGAAATCGCGGGCAAATTCCTCGACCAAATCGACCGTGTAGTGGGCACTGGCACCGGTCGCTTTCGCTTTTTCCGGCAGACCATCCAGCTCTTCCTCTTGTCCGACGTCGGCGGCGAAGGTTATAATTTCGGCGGAATAGTGCTCTTTGAGCCAGCTTACGAGAACGGAGGTGTCGAGCCCCCCTGAATATGCGAGAACAATTTTCATAGTTGGTGATACGAGATATGAGATAGTTACGGGATGAAACCGCGTGAGGCCAAGCCTTTTACGCGGCGGGCTTGTGGCAAGCAGGAAACCGCGTAAAAGGCTTCGCCTCACGCGGTCCCGGGCTTCACTAGAAACGCAGCCGGATATGCCCCATTCCGAATCCACTGGCTGCGCCGTAGAGGAAGCATTCCGCCCCGGACCCCAGCAGGAGCTCACCCTTATCCATAATTCGGCGCATGGCCAGTGGGATCGCAGTGCTGGCCGTATTGCCGTAAATATCCGCGGTGATGACAACTTTATCCGTCGGCATCTTCATGTCCTGAAGGCAGACCTCTTCGATTAACTTTCGCGAGATTTGGTGGGGCACAAAAAAGTCCAACGATGCCGCAAAGTCCTTCTCCCCAAAATGGTCGCGCCGGATGCGCTCATAATCCTGAAAATACCTCAGGCTGTAACGTCGGGCGATCTTGGCCAGGGCTGGCATATCGAGGTAAAACCACGGATTGATCGCCCCGCCGTTCTGGCGCCACTCTTCCTTTTCCGGAACGTGGCACAGCCGCCAGTGCTCCCCGTATGTCATCAAATTAATTTCCGTCAGGCCGATCCCGTTATCTGCAGGCTCAAGCAAAAGCGCCGCCCCGGCGTCGCCCAAAGTCAGCCCTCCCATTTTGGTGCGTAATTCTTTGACGTCCGCGACCTCCCGGTTGCAAACCACACTGCCCAGCTCTCCGCTGCAAATCAGAACACGCCGGGCGGCTCCGGTGGCAATAAGGCTGTTGCCGATATTCATGGCCTGCAAAAAGGAATTACAGGCATTGGAGACATCAAAGGAGTTGACGCACTTCAAGCCGAGCCGCTCCTGAACGATGTTCGCAGTGGCCGGCTCCATCATGTCCATATCCGTACTCGCGAAAATCAGGGTGTCCACGGTGTTAATATCCAGACTCGCACGCTTCACCAGGTCGAAGATTGCTGCGACTGCCAGGTCCGAAGGAACGGTGCCTTCCGCCGCATAAACCCGATTGTGATTTCCGGTTGTCCGGGCTATAATATCGGGCAGGCTGCGCTTTAAACGATCCGGGCCCTTGACCAGATTCGCCATTTCAGCGTTATCCACCACTCGTTCCGGAATGTGCACCCCGATCTCACCCACCCGGGAACGCGGCTGCTCAAACTGCTGCATCCTTTGGAAGTGATAGTACTCTTTAAGCTCTTTTGCTGTATTCAATGTAGTTATTACCTAAGGGGTCCGGGCGCAGATGGAAAGAGATTTTTCTCGCAATACCCGTTGGGACAACATTCTGGATGACGATGGAGCACCGGAAAAAGCAAGTAGGCGTTGAAGGATTGAACGTCAGTTATTCCAACTGGTTTGCGAAACACTTCCTGCGCTCCACTTTCGAAAACCAGTGGGTCATCCCGGAACCGCTGCCCAGGGCCGTGGCGTCTTTTCTTCGCTGGTACGAAAAGCGGTGCATGCGAATCGACCTTACGGACATTCCCATTGATAAGCCGATCTTCATCATATCTTTACCCCGCTGCGGTTCTTCCATGCTGCAGGATATTTTGTGCACACATCCCAAGCTGGCCTACACGACGAATATAATGGATATTTGCCGGTCGGCTCCGTGCGCTGCCGATCATTTAAGGCGAAAATTCGGGCTGAACATTAGCGGCGAGCGCTTTCTTAAAGATAGTGTTATCGTTGACGGCGGCACACCCGCCGACCCGGTGGCGACCTGGGCCGATTTATTCGGGGAAGACTATTTTGAAATAAGCGACCGCCAACCTGATATCGACCACCTCAATACGGAACGGAGGGAAGCGATCAAAACTACCATACGCCAGGCGATCTGGTGCCACGGTAGCGCAGGGAGACGCTTCTTTTGTAAGACACCGATGCTCCTGCCCTACCTCGGAGTCCTCAATGCACTCTTTCCGGATGCCAAATTCATCCATCTGATCCGGGATCCCAGACAGGGGGCCAACTCGATGCGGAAGGTTTACCGCATCAGTAACGAGAGGCTCAAGGAAATCCGCTCCCGCCAGGGTCGCCCGCTTCCAGAAGAGCCTTTTATCCCCTACCCGCGGCTGCCGAGAATAAAGGAGTATCTTGAACGCTACGGTGCTGACGACATACGGACCACGGCTTCACTATGGAACGAGGCCATCGATGTCGTCGACCGCTACCGCCCCGATGTCAGGCACTTGCTGGAGGTCCGCTACGAAGATATTCTGGAGAATCCCGCCGGTAAGATGGCCGAGCTCTTCGCATTCTGCGAATTGGAAGCACCCGCGAAGGACAACCTGGCCTATCAGGAGAAACTTCAAGGTATCGGTGTCGTTCACCACAAAAACCGCTATCAGGATTTCGGTACCATTACCGAGATCTGCCGTGAAAAGATGCTGCGCTACAGCTACCGCCCGGATTAAGCCATGCCCACGGATGTCAATCGTCAGGATTTTTCGACGCTCGTCATCACGGGTGGTTCCTCCGGCATCGGGCAGGCTATACTTGAATATTTTTTGCAGGCGTTTCCGAACGCGCAGGCCATCAATCTCTCGCGATCCGAGCCATCGATTCAGGGCGGTGCCGGGCGCTTGCAGCATATCCCGGTTGATTTAACAGATGCGGCAGCGCTGGAAGAAGCAGCTGGTAATGTCATCGACTCCCTCCACAAGCGTCCGGGACATGTCCTGTTGGTGAACAACAGTGGCGTCGGGAAACATTGCCGCTTCCAGGAGTGCGACCACAAGTCTGTTCTGGACACAATCGATCTGAATGTTCGGGCCAGCCTGCACCTGACCGGGCGATTACTGCCTAGCCTCCTCGAACACGGCGGCTGCATTGTCAACGTCGCCTCGACGAGCGCGTTTCAACCCACCCCCTGGATGGCCACCTACGGCGCGACGAAGTCCTTCCTGCTCAACTGGACGCTCGCCCTGAACGAGGAACTACGCGGTACCTCCGTGCGAACGCTCGCCCTATGCCCCGGTGCGACCGATACCGAATTTATTCCCAAGGCGGGATTCACCCGGCCCGTACGTTCGTTTTGGGCCATCTCCACAACGGAAGATGTGGTTGATGCCCTCTTCAGAGGCATGGAGCGGGACCGGCCCCTCATTGTGCCGGGTGGGGTGAATCGAATGCTCGCCTGTGCGGCCACATTGGGCTCGAAAGCATTGGCCACGTATGTTGCGGGTTGGCTGATCGGGCGCTCGAAAACTTAGGGTAACGATAACAGGCTCGACCAAAGACAAAAAATCTATTGGGTAAAATACTCCTACTACCATGAATGCGACCACCTTTTTTAAAGTATCCGTAGCTGCGTTTTTCACGGCGCTGGTCGTGCAAGCAGCCGACCCTCACGCCAGCTTTCAATCAGAAGTCATCGCCAAAGCGCAACCTGACGAATGCTTCTACAATTTATACGATCCGGAGGTCCCCGGAAGCGGTGAAAATGTTTATGAGAAAGGCGGAATCGACTGTCAGGCTTGTATAACCGCTGGCGGGGTGCCCAAGATTAATCAGAGCTACGTTTGGGGCATGACGCGAAAGGACAACTATCTCTGGTTCGGCACGGGCCCGAACGTCAACCGTCTCGTCAGCAGCGTCTATTTAGGTGCCAGTATTGCCAGTATCTCAAGCAGTATCGACCGGGGCATCGATTTTAGCGTGGTCGAATACGCAGACAGTAAGTTTGCCCGCGACGGGCTCTATGATGGCGCAACCTACAAGGGACCACCTGTTGACGGTTCGATCGGCGACTGGCGACCACCGGATGCTTATCGTTACAACCTCGATACTGATGCGCTGGAGAATCTCTACGCACTCATGGATCCGGCAGAACAGGACTTGATCTGGCGCACGCTGGGACTGCGCTCGGCTGGCTACACCGCATCGAATGCGACCCATACCAGTGGCCTCGTCTTTCTCGCCGGGCCCAGCACGACTGCAACGACGCAAGGTGGCGACGGTATCATCATGTTCGCATTCGATGCCGCAACCGGGGACTGCGTGGGAGCCCAAAGCTTCCCTGCCTACTCCAACATCCGTAAATGGAAGTTCTTCGATGGTCAGGTCTATACCGCGGTAGCTACGCAGACCGGCACCGGCGAAGTCCTTCGTTGGATCAACAACCCCGGTCATTCGGATTATCCCTTTGCCTTTGTCAAGGTCGGTAACCTGGATGCAGGCGGTGCCGAGCTCGAAATTCACGACGACGGCGACGGCCCCCGTCTCTTTGTCAACACTTGGCCCGGGGTTGAAGGAAACCTGGATCTCGGCGGTGATATCGATGCCATCCTCGATTTGATCAATGCCCCGGCCGGGCTCTGGCGGAGTCCGCTCATACCAGCTGGCGGCCTCACCGGTTCGCATTCCGGGAACTGGAATAAAGTCTGGAGCGTAACGGAATACGAACCTGACCTGGTGGTGGCCCTGCACTACGGTGGCGGTGCCATGGCCTCTTACGACGGCTATCTTCACTGGGGCACCATGCATGTGCCTTTGACTGCCTATGTCGCTCACAGCATTGGCTACGGAACTCCCACGCCAGTCATCCCCAGACCAGACCCCTATCCCGAAGATCCTGAAGATCCCGCGAGAGTTGCCTATGAGGCCGATCTCGAACGCTTCGAAGCTGAACAGGAAGAGGACTTTAGAAACTCCTACCGTGCGATTTCCATCTGGCGTGGCAAGGACTTCACAAACACATCGGGAGATATCGAACTACTTTACGGCTCTTCTGAAATGCCAGTGCGAATGGAGCGGACCGCCTTCACCGGAACAGCTCGCGGCTCTTTATCACTCCTCAATTGGGGGGCATTCTTTGAAGACAATGTGGGCGCACTTCGTTTTGTCGAGGATGGCCAAGAGGTGCCGTCAGGGCTATTGGGCTGGACGACCGTCGAGATGGAAGACGGCGGCGACTGGGAAGTCACTCCCAACACCTCCGGATACGTGCCACTCTATGGCCCCGAGGGCATTGAGCCGGACTCCTTTTTCGGCGGTCTGGTCACCTTTCCCTACAATAATTACACTTGGACTATGCAGGTTTTTGACGGAAAACTCTACATCGGCACCATGGATTGGGATGACATCCCCTCGCCCGATGAGGCTGACGGAGCACACCTCTATTGCCTTCCCTCGTCGACGGAGCCGGCAGTAACCATCACTCGTCGCGGGATGGAAAACTGGTCCAGCTACGGGATACGCACGATCGAAGCGGACGAATCACGGGGCGAGCTCTATCTAGGTATGGCCAACGTCAACAACTTGCTAAGCAAGAAAGTCGGTGACCCTGAAGACGGTGGATGGGAGATTCAGCGGGTGAAGCTGCGCTACACGGACGACGACCTCGATGAACTCGACGACGGCTGGGAGATTTCCAATTTCGGCTCGATCGGGTCGACCGATAACCCTACGGGCAACACGGACGGTGATCCACTGAGCGACTACGAAGAGTGGCTGGCTGGCACCGACCCGAACGACACCAACAGCTTCTTCTTTGCGGTGCCGGAGAATGCAGCGACCGAGGGACTCCAGCAAATTGAGTGGCCCAGTGTCGGGGGCAGCCCGATCCGCTACTACACGGTATGGGAGACGACCTCACTTACTGGCACATGGAGCCCGGTGGCCACTTATGCAGGCACTGGCGCCACCATGTCTCACGAATACGACCCTTCGCTAAGCGATGCAAAATTCTTCAAGGTCGAGGTCAACCTCGACGCCCCGGCTCCCTAGCACGGAAAGCAATATGCCACTGGTTGAGTTGCAAGGTGTTAACAAGCGCTATCAGTTTGGTCGCTTAACGGTAAAGGCACTACA encodes the following:
- a CDS encoding thrombospondin type 3 repeat-containing protein, producing MNATTFFKVSVAAFFTALVVQAADPHASFQSEVIAKAQPDECFYNLYDPEVPGSGENVYEKGGIDCQACITAGGVPKINQSYVWGMTRKDNYLWFGTGPNVNRLVSSVYLGASIASISSSIDRGIDFSVVEYADSKFARDGLYDGATYKGPPVDGSIGDWRPPDAYRYNLDTDALENLYALMDPAEQDLIWRTLGLRSAGYTASNATHTSGLVFLAGPSTTATTQGGDGIIMFAFDAATGDCVGAQSFPAYSNIRKWKFFDGQVYTAVATQTGTGEVLRWINNPGHSDYPFAFVKVGNLDAGGAELEIHDDGDGPRLFVNTWPGVEGNLDLGGDIDAILDLINAPAGLWRSPLIPAGGLTGSHSGNWNKVWSVTEYEPDLVVALHYGGGAMASYDGYLHWGTMHVPLTAYVAHSIGYGTPTPVIPRPDPYPEDPEDPARVAYEADLERFEAEQEEDFRNSYRAISIWRGKDFTNTSGDIELLYGSSEMPVRMERTAFTGTARGSLSLLNWGAFFEDNVGALRFVEDGQEVPSGLLGWTTVEMEDGGDWEVTPNTSGYVPLYGPEGIEPDSFFGGLVTFPYNNYTWTMQVFDGKLYIGTMDWDDIPSPDEADGAHLYCLPSSTEPAVTITRRGMENWSSYGIRTIEADESRGELYLGMANVNNLLSKKVGDPEDGGWEIQRVKLRYTDDDLDELDDGWEISNFGSIGSTDNPTGNTDGDPLSDYEEWLAGTDPNDTNSFFFAVPENAATEGLQQIEWPSVGGSPIRYYTVWETTSLTGTWSPVATYAGTGATMSHEYDPSLSDAKFFKVEVNLDAPAP